In Desulfobacter hydrogenophilus, the genomic stretch GTCGAGGCGGCCTTTCACCTGGGAGATCCGTTATTTCCCAACATTCTTTTCTTTCACGGCAATGGCGAGATCGTATCCGACTATGATGATCTTGGCCCCATTTTCAACCGTATGGGCATCAACTTCCTGGTGGTCGATTACCGGGGATACGGCAAATCCTCAGGCTCGCCCACAGTCTTTTCAATGCTTCTGGACTGACAAGGGGTTTGATATGTATTTAAACAGCCTGAAAAATTTTCTCATTCCCCAGGACTTTTAGGAAGACATGATCCATAACAAATCGTTACACCTGATACTGAAAATCCAGTATTTTATCTATTTCGGCGTGCTGGGGATTTTTCTGCCTTATTTTAACCTCTATTGCCATCATCTGGGTTTCACCAGTTTTGAAATCGGTTCCCTGTCTGCCCTGAGAACCGCCATTACCATTGTCTTCTCAATAGGGTGGAGTATTGTTGCCGACCGGTATGCATGGAGAAAACCGATTT encodes the following:
- a CDS encoding serine aminopeptidase domain-containing protein, whose product is MKKSNTNPYAALDQPQVLQFLFHPRRDDSKKAVSDKEHFIPLDQDIEVEAAFHLGDPLFPNILFFHGNGEIVSDYDDLGPIFNRMGINFLVVDYRGYGKSSGSPTVFSMLLD